The genomic DNA TCAAATCTTGTGGTAGCTGCCTGTGACGCATCCATTGCTCTGCATCACTTGCCTTGTTCCTCCACTCTTCCAATCGGGTTGAGTTGGATTGGAGATATGTCTGTTTAACATCATGACCACACAATCTTACAGatggaaaataaatttattagaGTAGAACAATGTTCTAACTTGGAATTCTCACAATAAAGGCACTTTCTCAGAGTAACAAGTCCAGTTCTTCTGTCATATGAAGTTATGATCTCTGGCTTAGCTTTTGCATTTAACAAATGGGATATATTCACTATTAAGGTATGTAGTAATCATCGACATGcctagaaataaaaatgaaactaaacaCAGTGAGGAAAAGAGACATAACTTGTACTGcttaaacacacacacacacacacacacacacacatgtgaATGCTTAGGCTTACTTGAATATTTCCGATAACCAATGCAAAAAGCACCAATCCAAGAATTGGAATGGTCATTGCAAACATTAATTCTCCAACGTACGTGCTTAATGTATTATTCTGTCCTAAAGAACTGCAAAGATTGATAGAAACAAGATTAGGTTTAAACTATCATTACAAGCATATCCTAAATTTGACTGAAGCTAAATTAGGAAGGTAAATAAATAATACCTCAAGTTCATCAGACCCCACCACTGACAGTACAAGTATTTTTCAATAAATGTTGTGTTGGCAACTGAAAGGTTAACTGCAGCACCATATATACCAAACTCAACAAAGCCATGGTTTGGATCTGAATCGGGAATACATAGAGTTGAGACATTGCTGGAACTGAACCAATTGACCCTACTAGGGTTGTCCTTCTCATGGCAGTCAAAGAAACTATATTTACAAGATGTCTCGTTTCTGCAGACCTTTCTCCAACATGACTCTTGTCGCTCAATTTGTAAAAGGTAGAAGCAAGCTCCTAATACCTATTCAAACAACGAAATGAATGATCTAAGAGTACTCTCAACTTAGATTTAATGTTTAAACAATCTGCGATTTAGAACCAGAATTTTAGTATATGAAACAACTGTCATTATTTTACAAGAACAGATTATAAGGTCTTACATGGCCTGACAGTACGAAGAGGATCAGATTATAAGCAGCCCCTGCCCACGCCGTGTTTGTCATAACCCCAGTGGACTTTGCAATTTGAGATGATAATGGAAATACAAGAATTAACCTCGGGAGGTATTGgaagatgatgaggaggagAAGTGAATTCCTGACAGTGGTCAGTATTGTTGTACTACTTAGATTGGGGATTATCGCCCAAATTAAAACCTAGAATGAAGATTCCATGAAAACAATCAAAACCAAATACGTAATTCATATAACTTGAGAAAGCAGAAACTTTTTGAACTCTAACAACACTGGCTAGAATTCTTGATCAATTCTACAAGTTCATCTGAACTCAAGTCACTCAGTGTAGCCTGCATTGCATTCTGAGTTCTTAGATATAACTTAACAGTGATGCACCagtaaagagaaggaaaataatTGTGG from Macadamia integrifolia cultivar HAES 741 unplaced genomic scaffold, SCU_Mint_v3 scaffold3607, whole genome shotgun sequence includes the following:
- the LOC122068235 gene encoding protein CNGC15c-like; this encodes MAYGRSKSVRFQDDLELTKITNRGNYKIDLEYKFDGTHISEPSSKKANRDVPEKVGGSFRSKLLPRVFSEDHERKKKRILDPRGPVIRRWNKIFLGACLISLFVDPMLAYLPEVEITELCVAKGMSLKVALTIIRSIADLFYFVNIFIRFQTAYVAPSLRVFGRGELVIDPTKIALRYLARSFWIDLVAALPLPQVLIWAIIPNLSSTTILTTVRNSLLLLIIFQYLPRLILVFPLSSQIAKSTGVMTNTAWAGAAYNLILFVLSGHVLGACFYLLQIERQESCWRKVCRNETSCKYSFFDCHEKDNPSRVNWFSSSNVSTLCIPDSDPNHGFVEFGIYGAAVNLSVANTTFIEKYLYCQWWGLMNLSSLGQNNTLSTYVGELMFAMTIPILGLVLFALVIGNIQTYLQSNSTRLEEWRNKASDAEQWMRHRQLPQD